From the Methanoculleus caldifontis genome, the window CTGTCCTGGAAAGTGATCACGTCCCGGCTCAGGATATCGCTCGCCCGGACCTCGCCCGGATCCTTCTCCCGGGCCATGACCCTGACCGCGAGATCGCGGTCGGTAAGTATGCCGGTAGGCCGGTTGTCTCCGGTGACGACGACGACGCTTCCGACGTTCTTCTCCCCCATGATCTTTGCCACCTCCACCGCCGGCGTGTCCGGCGAGACGGCGACGACCTGCTCACGGCAGCATTGCACAATTCCCATATCCGTTACCTCCGTTGACGACGTCGATTCATGCCGGTATGGTATATGAACGTAACCCGTACCACCCGGCCCCCGCTTGATCTTCACCGCTGCGACGTTTCGTTCGGGTGCTCGAAAAAGTTTATCCGGGTCCGGGAACGAACCGTATTCCCATGACGAAGCGATCGATCGGTCCACGGACCCTCCTCTATCCTCACCCCGACCTGATCATCGGGACCTACGGCCCGGACGGGCGTCCGGACGCCATGGCCGCAGCGTGGGGCGGAATCTGCTCTTCCCGCCCCCCGGCGGTCGCGGTCTCGGTCCAGAAAGTCCGGCAGACCTACGAGAACCTGATGCGTGAGCGCGAGTTCACGATCAGCATACCCTCGGCGGATTACGTCAGGGAGGCGGACTACTTCGGGATCGTCTCCGGCCGGGATACGGACAAGTTTGCGGCGACCGGCCTGACGCCGGTGAAGGGCGACCTCGTGAACGCCCCGTACGTCGGGGAGCTCCCGGTCGTTCTCGAGTGCCGGCTCCTCCAGACGGTCGAGATCGGCATGCACACCCAGTTCATCGGGGAGATCCTGGACGTGAAGGTGGACGAGAGCGTCCTCGGCGAAGACGGCAAACCCGATATTGAGAAGATCCGGCCGTTCGCCTACGACTCGATGCGGCAGGAATATTACGGGTTCTCCGGCGTGCTCGCGAAGGCCTTCTCGGTAGGGAAGGAGGTGAATCGATAGGTTCCGGAACCGGAAAAATCCCTGCTATATCTTATTTAAATCGTGGTATCGCGCTTTTTGTTCGGCAACATTGTATCAGCATGTTTTTATGGGGTCATGCCCGTATAGATCGATCCGGAGATGTTGCCGACAGCCAGGTATTCCGTACTCTACGTCGATGACGAGTTGACCCTTCTCGACGTCGGCAAGGCATTCCTCGAAGCATCGGGTGCGCTCAGCATCGAGACGGCGCCTTCCGGAAGAGATGCCCTTGCCCGGCTGGACGAGCTGGCGCCAGACGCCGTCATCGCCGATTACCGGATGCACGACATGGACGGGATCGAGCTGCTCAAAGAGATCCGCCAGCGCTTCGGGGATCTCCCGTTCATCCTCTTCACCGGTCGCGGCCGCGAGGAGGTCGTCGTGGAGGCGCTCAACCACGGCGCGGACGGCTACGTCCAGAAAGGGGGCGACCCGCGATCGCAGTTCGCCGAGCTCGAACACCTGATCGTGCAGGCGGTAGAGCGCCGGCGGGCCGTCCTGGCGCTGCGGGACTCGGAGGAGCGCTACCGGGCGCTCTTTGAGGGGGCGAACGACCCGATCTTCATCTTCGAGGGCGACCGGTTCGTCGACTGCAACTCAAAGGCCCTTGAGACCTTTCGCTGCACCAGAGAAGTCCTGATCGGGAGGAGACCCTGGGAGCTCTCGGCCCCCATCCAGCCCGACGGCGTCCCGGCGCGGGAAAGCGCCGTCGAGAAGATGAAGGCGGCGTATGCCGGAGAGCCGCAGTTCTTCGAGTGGCGGATTCACGGGCCGAGCAGCAGGATTTATGATACGGAGATGAGCTTGAGCCGACTCGATGTGAAAGGCCCGCCCCGCCTCCAGGCCATCGTCCGGGACGTCACCGACCGGAGGCGGACGGAGAACGACCTGATCGCCGCGAACCGGAAGATGCACCTCCTCTCCAGTATCACCCGGCACGACATCCTCAACCAGCTGACCGTCCTCCAGGGATATCTGGGGCTGACACGGGACCAGACGGCGGATCCTGTTCTTCTCGGGTACCTGGACCGGCAGGAGACGGCTATCGAGTTCATCCGGCGCCAGATCGCGTTCACCCAGGACTACCAGGACCTGGGGGTCCGGGCCCCGGAGTACCAGGACCTCGGCGACTGCATCGCCCGTGCGGCAAAAGGCCTCGCCCTTGACCTCATCCTTCTTGCCGGGGTGGACGGGGTCGAGGTCTACGCCGATCCGATGCTCGAGAAGGTCTTCTACAACATCTTTGAGAATACGCTCAGGTACGCCGGACCGGCGCCGACGGTCCGGGTCGGCTGCTCTCGCCAGGACGGCGGTCAGGTCGTCGTCGTCGAGGATGACGGGCCGGGGATACCGGCGGGTGAGAAGGAGAAGATATTCGCACGTGGTTTCGGGAGAAACACCGGCCTCGGTCTCTTCCTCGTGCGGGAGATCCTCGCGACGACCGGGATCGTCATCCACGAGACCGGTGAGGCCGGGAGGGGCGCACGCTTCGAGCTGCTGGTCCCCGAGCGGAACTGGCAGGTCCGGGCCGGCGGGACGGCAGCAGGCCCCTGAACCGTCACCGCCGGCGGTCCCGTTTCGTCTCGACCCACCGCTTCCGTTTCCCGCACCGCTCGCACCGCTGCTCCCACTCGATGACGTTCGAGGAGTACTCGTCGTATCCGCGTTTTCTGCCCCAGCGATGGAGCCCGATCCTGCAGAGGATGAGGCCGATGGTCGTCATGGTCGCCGGGAGAGAGGTCTTCTTCAGGGAGGATGAATGTTCCCCATCGCGAGAGCCGGGATCTCCCGTCACGGTATGATCTCGCAGCTGTTGTACTTCCGGTGGTCGAAGTCCTCCATCCGGACCTTCCCCGCGTCGATGAGGCGGCGGATCTCCGGGAGCGCCGCCGAGAGGGCCTGGTAGAGGTTCTCCACCGTCCCGCAGACGATCTGCCGCCCCTCCTCGGGCCAGGGGCGGGTGATGTTTGAGTAGAGGCACCGGCCGCCGCAGAAGTCGCGAATCCCGCACGCCGTGCAGGGGCTCCCGACGGCCGTCACCGGGAGGCGGAGCGGGTCGGCGGTGGCGATGTGCCCGACGTAGTAGTCCTTCATCCCGACCATGATGGGGCAGGGGGCGATATGCCCGTCGGTCATGATGCTGTAGTTCGCGTGGCCGCACCCGCACCGGAGCATGCTCGGCCTTCCGAGCAGCATATCCTGCATCGGGTCCATGAAGGGGTACCACCGGAGCACCCGGCCCTCCCTGCGCATCGTCTCGACCCAGAACTCGACGAGCGTCCTGATGCCGGGGTTGTAACTCTTCTCGACCCAGGCGGCGTAGTCGCGCATCCGGTAGTCGTTCCAGAAGTTTGCGTCCATCTGCCAGTGGACGGCCGAAAAGGAGAACCGGTCGTTTGCCGTGAGGTAGCGGACCGCCTCCACGATATCGGTATCCTCGGTCACGGTCATCCGGGCGATCAACTCGCCGGCAAACCCGCCGGCCGCAAGGCCGCGGAGGTTTCTCGTGATCCTGCCAAACGTCCCCTCCCCGCGGTGAGCGTCGGTCAGCCCCTCGGGCCCGTCGATCGAGACCAGGATCGTATCGAACCTGTTCGCGGTATCGGGGTCGAGGCGGTCGAGGAGGGTGCCGTTCGTGTGGAGGATCAGCGCCGAGACCGGAGCGTCGCGGACGATCTCGCGGACGCGGTCGACGGCGAGGAGGGGTTCCCCGCCGTAAAAGGTCAGGACGGCTTCGGGGTCTTTTGCGAGGAACCGGTAGAGGTCGGCGAGATCGATATCGAGATCTACCGGTAGGTCCTCGTCGACGGCGATATCGGATGTCTCCGGGGGGTCGACGGTGAAGGCCTTCCCCCGGCAGTAGGTGCAGCAGAGGTTGCAGTCGTCGGTCAGAATGAGGTGATAATACACAGGTGGTCTCTCATTATTTGGCGGCAGGGCGGGAAAAAGGTGAGGATGCGGGCGTCCGTTCCATTGCTTCCCGGCTTATCATAGCGAGGCGTGTACATGTAGCCTCGCCGACGCCTGGGGGAGAATCCGGCGATAATAAAGTTCTTCACAGATCGAGAAACTCTTCCTTTGTAAGGCGGGCCTGCTTGAGGATCGAGAGCAGCGTTCCTTGAGGAATGGGGTCACGCCGGGGAACAATGACAAGCAGTTTACTTCCGTCATTCCCTATTTTATAGAGGGCCACATGGCTCCCCTTCCCACGATGGGGAGCATATTCGAACCCGATTGCCCTCAGTTTCTTATGATGTCGTCGGAAGAAACCAGAGGGAGTTTCGTCATGCCTCGACCTCGATAACCGAGGTGAACTTGTGCCGCGACTTCAGGATTGGTTCGATGTCCTGCAGTATCCCAAGTTCTCGTGCATTCTCAAGGTAGAGCTCGATCGCTTCGCGGATGTTGTCCAGCGCTTCCTCCGGGGTATCGCCGCAGCTGGCGACCTCGAGCTCCTGACATTTTGAGACGTACGCTCCTTCCTCTTTCCAGATCAGGATGGTCAGCCTTACCTTTGTCAATCACGTCACCTCCAATCATTAACAGTTCATGCACTCGTTATAATATTCTTTTCACGGGGGTCCGGTAAAGATCAGTCAGGCAGGTCCTGGCCTGGACTATCTTTGAGGATCGCGATGCCACGTGTCTGTTTGTCGCCACGAGGCGCAAAAGAGAAGACCCCATAAGAGCAACTGACCCCTATGCCTGAAGCAAAGAAAGAGAACCTCGCCGAACAGGTCATCGATCCCCGCGACCTCGTCGCCTACCAGTCCGGCTCGATCGTCAGCCGGATGCTCGCCTATACGAAGTCCGGCACCATCACGGTCTTCGCCTTCGACGAGGGCGAAGGCCTCTCGGAGCACACCGCACCCTACGACGCCATCCTCCAGGTCCTCGACGGGGAGGCCCTCGTCACCATCGCGGGCAAGGAGTACACCGTGAAGGCCGGCAACCTGATCATCATGCCGGCAACGATCCCGCACGCGGTCCACGCCGTCACGCGGTTCAAGATGATGCTGACGATGATCCACGCCTGATCCGCCGGCCGGAAGAGACCTCGCAGGCCAATGCCTGCAGGTTATTAGAGGTTGCCGACCGGTCTCCCCCCATGTGCACAGACACCCATCCGGGCGGTTAAGAAGGGCGGCGGGTCCCGGAGCATGTGCCTGCGGGCATGCGGAGAGGGGTGCGGTAACAGAGCGGGGTCTCACCCTGCCGGATGGATTGTTTTTATGACTCCGCGCGACAACACGGCAATGATGGCTCCCCCTATCTCCCCCGACGAGTCGCGGACGACAGCATGGCACGCCCTTCCGCCCGACGACGTGGCCGGGCAGCTCGCATCGCCGCCGGAAGGCCTCTCCGACGCCGAGGTTGCCCGGCGGAAGGAGATCTTCGGCGAGAACGCTCTCCCGCAGAAGCGGCCTCCAACGGTCTTTGAGGTCTTCCTCCGGCAGTTCATGAGCCCGCTCATCTACGTCCTCCTTGCAGCCGGGATCATCTCGCTACTCTTCGCCGACTTCACCGATGCCGCCTTCATCTTTGTCGTCATCCTGATCAACGCCGTCATCGGGACGTTCCAGGAGGTGAAGGCGGAGAGGAGCGCAACGGCCCTGCAGCAGATGCTCAAGATCCGCGCACGGGTGAGGCGGGGGGGCCGTGAGGCGGCCATCCCGGCGGAAGACCTGGTTCCCGGCGACCGCGTCGCCCTGGAGTCCGGCGATCGGGTCCCCGCCGACATCCGCCTCCTCACGGCGCGGTCGCTCGCCGTCGACGAGTCGCTCCTGACCGGCGAGTCCCACGCGGTCAGAAAGAACCCCGAGCCCGTGGACGCGAACCTCCCGCCCGGCGACCGCCTGGGGATGCTCTACGCCGGCAGCACCGTCATGACCGGCCGCGGCGTTGGTGTCGTGGTCGCGACGGGCCAGCACACCGAGATCGGGCAGATAGCCGAGACGGTCACGACTTCCGAGACGGGCAAACCCCCGCTCGTCCTCCGCATGGAAGACTTCTCGAGAAAGATCAGCATCGCCGTCCTTGCTGCCACCGGACTGCTTGCGATCATCGTCCTCGGCCAGGGGATGCCTCCCCTTGAGGTCTTCTTCCTCGCCGTCGCTCTCGCCGTCTCGGCGATCCCCGAGGGCCTGCCGGTCGCCCTGACCGTCGCGCTCTCGATCGCGACCTCGCGGATGGCCGGTCGGAACGTCATCGTCCGGTTCCTCGCCGCCGTGGAGAGTCTCGGGAGCTGCACGCTGATCGCGAGCGACAAGACCGGCACCCTCACCGTGAACCAGCAGACCGCCCGGGTGGTTCTTCTGCCCACGGGGGAGGAGATCTCCGTCACCGGTGCCGGGTACGCGGGCGAGGGGGAGGTCCTCGATGCGGGCGGAGCGCCGGTGGCCGGGTCCGTCCGTGACCGGGTGGAAAGCCTGGCCCGGGCTGCCACGATCAGCAACGAGGCCGGCCTGGAACGGACCGATGCAGGGGACTGGACGCACCGGGGCGACGCCATCGACGTGGCGTTCCTCGCGCTCACCTACAAGATGGGTCTTGACCCTGCCGGTATCCGCCAGAGCGCGCCTGCCGTCGCCGAGATCCCCTTCGAGTCCGAGCGGCGGTATGCCGCCGTCTGGTACCGGGACGGCGAGGAGATGCGGGTGGCGGTCAAAGGAGCCGTCGAGACGGTCCTTCCATTCTGCCGGACCATGATCGCGGAAGATGGGGGGGAGGAACCCCTCGACCCGGACCGCGTCCAGGAGGGGTTAGACGCCCTCACCTCCCGGGGCTATCGGGTGCTTGCCGTGGCCGGCGGTCGTGCGGAAGGGCCGGTCTCCGTCGAGAACCCACAGATGCCCCCCCTCGAACTCCTCGGTCTGGTCGGGTTCATAGACCCGATCCGGCCCGACGTGCCCGATGCCGTGCGGCGGTGCCGCCGTGCCGGGGTCGACGTGGTGATGGTGACGGGAGACCACCCCGCAACGGCCTTCGCCATCGCACGGGAGCTTGAGATCACGGACTCCCCC encodes:
- a CDS encoding cupin domain-containing protein; the protein is MPEAKKENLAEQVIDPRDLVAYQSGSIVSRMLAYTKSGTITVFAFDEGEGLSEHTAPYDAILQVLDGEALVTIAGKEYTVKAGNLIIMPATIPHAVHAVTRFKMMLTMIHA
- a CDS encoding ATP-binding response regulator, with the protein product MLPTARYSVLYVDDELTLLDVGKAFLEASGALSIETAPSGRDALARLDELAPDAVIADYRMHDMDGIELLKEIRQRFGDLPFILFTGRGREEVVVEALNHGADGYVQKGGDPRSQFAELEHLIVQAVERRRAVLALRDSEERYRALFEGANDPIFIFEGDRFVDCNSKALETFRCTREVLIGRRPWELSAPIQPDGVPARESAVEKMKAAYAGEPQFFEWRIHGPSSRIYDTEMSLSRLDVKGPPRLQAIVRDVTDRRRTENDLIAANRKMHLLSSITRHDILNQLTVLQGYLGLTRDQTADPVLLGYLDRQETAIEFIRRQIAFTQDYQDLGVRAPEYQDLGDCIARAAKGLALDLILLAGVDGVEVYADPMLEKVFYNIFENTLRYAGPAPTVRVGCSRQDGGQVVVVEDDGPGIPAGEKEKIFARGFGRNTGLGLFLVREILATTGIVIHETGEAGRGARFELLVPERNWQVRAGGTAAGP
- a CDS encoding cation-translocating P-type ATPase encodes the protein MMAPPISPDESRTTAWHALPPDDVAGQLASPPEGLSDAEVARRKEIFGENALPQKRPPTVFEVFLRQFMSPLIYVLLAAGIISLLFADFTDAAFIFVVILINAVIGTFQEVKAERSATALQQMLKIRARVRRGGREAAIPAEDLVPGDRVALESGDRVPADIRLLTARSLAVDESLLTGESHAVRKNPEPVDANLPPGDRLGMLYAGSTVMTGRGVGVVVATGQHTEIGQIAETVTTSETGKPPLVLRMEDFSRKISIAVLAATGLLAIIVLGQGMPPLEVFFLAVALAVSAIPEGLPVALTVALSIATSRMAGRNVIVRFLAAVESLGSCTLIASDKTGTLTVNQQTARVVLLPTGEEISVTGAGYAGEGEVLDAGGAPVAGSVRDRVESLARAATISNEAGLERTDAGDWTHRGDAIDVAFLALTYKMGLDPAGIRQSAPAVAEIPFESERRYAAVWYRDGEEMRVAVKGAVETVLPFCRTMIAEDGGEEPLDPDRVQEGLDALTSRGYRVLAVAGGRAEGPVSVENPQMPPLELLGLVGFIDPIRPDVPDAVRRCRRAGVDVVMVTGDHPATAFAIARELEITDSPDRVVTGTELGDPEVSTYSKFVSRVQGARVFARVTPLQKLRIVEAYRESGAFVAVTGDGVNDAPALRSANIGVAMGSGTDVAKDTASLIVTDDDFASIVAGIEEGRYAYDNVRKVVYLLISTGFAEVLLFLVALIIGLPLPLLAVQLLWLNLVTNGIQGVALAFEGGEPGVMDRPPRRPEEGVFNRLMIEEVLLSGTVIALIALGAWYWLLSSGWDEFSARNLVVLLMVLLENFHVFNCRSEYHSAFRVPISRNYLLIAGVVAAQGIHILALYVPFLQNVLQLQPVSLVEWFSLLALASLVVVVMEIFKAVRKHRPPTHQTGYGVGEASPR
- a CDS encoding type II toxin-antitoxin system HicB family antitoxin, which encodes MTKVRLTILIWKEEGAYVSKCQELEVASCGDTPEEALDNIREAIELYLENARELGILQDIEPILKSRHKFTSVIEVEA
- a CDS encoding CBS domain-containing protein, which gives rise to MGIVQCCREQVVAVSPDTPAVEVAKIMGEKNVGSVVVVTGDNRPTGILTDRDLAVRVMAREKDPGEVRASDILSRDVITFQDSMGIYEAIQKMTSEGIRRMPVVDDNGRLIGIVTMDDIIRMLGEEMSAIAKNIEKQSPPMKKESPPMPT
- a CDS encoding flavin reductase family protein is translated as MTKRSIGPRTLLYPHPDLIIGTYGPDGRPDAMAAAWGGICSSRPPAVAVSVQKVRQTYENLMREREFTISIPSADYVREADYFGIVSGRDTDKFAATGLTPVKGDLVNAPYVGELPVVLECRLLQTVEIGMHTQFIGEILDVKVDESVLGEDGKPDIEKIRPFAYDSMRQEYYGFSGVLAKAFSVGKEVNR
- a CDS encoding type II toxin-antitoxin system HicA family toxin — encoded protein: MRAIGFEYAPHRGKGSHVALYKIGNDGSKLLVIVPRRDPIPQGTLLSILKQARLTKEEFLDL
- a CDS encoding TIGR04084 family radical SAM/SPASM domain-containing protein, giving the protein MYYHLILTDDCNLCCTYCRGKAFTVDPPETSDIAVDEDLPVDLDIDLADLYRFLAKDPEAVLTFYGGEPLLAVDRVREIVRDAPVSALILHTNGTLLDRLDPDTANRFDTILVSIDGPEGLTDAHRGEGTFGRITRNLRGLAAGGFAGELIARMTVTEDTDIVEAVRYLTANDRFSFSAVHWQMDANFWNDYRMRDYAAWVEKSYNPGIRTLVEFWVETMRREGRVLRWYPFMDPMQDMLLGRPSMLRCGCGHANYSIMTDGHIAPCPIMVGMKDYYVGHIATADPLRLPVTAVGSPCTACGIRDFCGGRCLYSNITRPWPEEGRQIVCGTVENLYQALSAALPEIRRLIDAGKVRMEDFDHRKYNSCEIIP